A single Pieris rapae chromosome 2, ilPieRapa1.1, whole genome shotgun sequence DNA region contains:
- the LOC111002876 gene encoding facilitated trehalose transporter Tret1, translating to MADSYAYDPVGSGAPVNQQAYRMEEGQLWRQYVIAGVANILIACLGYNMGWTAPINSKLNNTSESPLETIPTPDDLAWMGSILTIGAIFGPFVGGFAASKIGRKWGLISATIPLFIGWILVAVAKTMAYLFAGRIFWGVSVGMVFTISPMYCAEIATDDSRGALGSFLQAFITLGFLLVYGIGPFISYMAVAYVGVAVVALFCVLFFFMPESPTYYLLKNDRDAAAECLATIRGRSLAGVEAELSKMEVEVKASLEKTATIADVFRGSNFKAFYISCALVFFQQFCGINAVLFYMTDIFDASGTSLESSIATIIIGAVQVVASFITPLVVDRLGRRILLLISSCGTALGAGLLGMFFLLSENDSPVVDSISFLPILSLVVFIVTYCWGLGPLPWAVMSELFPIEVKAAASPIATAFCWVMSFLVTRYFPTISASLGMYVGFWIFGVCSVIAFFFTLFLVPETKGKSFQEIQEMLGAGKQRQEKA from the exons GGCAGCGGCGCGCCAGTCAACCAACAAGCGTACAGAATGGAGGAGGGACAACTTTGGAGGCAATATGTCATCGCCGGCGTCG CGAACATACTCATCGCGTGTCTGGGCTACAACATGGGATGGACGGCACCTATCAACTCCAAGCTTAACAATACTAGTGAATCACCCTTGGAAACCATACCCACGCCGGATGACTTGGCCTGGATGGGATCAATTCTCACCATTGGCGCTATATTTG GACCATTTGTCGGAGGATTTGCAGCTTCAAAAATCGGTAGAAAATGGGGATTGATTTCGGCTACCATCCCTCTATTTATCGGTTGGATCCTAGTGGCGGTGGCTAAGACTATGGCGTATTTATTCGCTGGTCGTATATTCTGGGGCGTGTCTGTCGGCATGGTCTTCACGATATCGCCAATGTACTGTGCCGAAATTGCTACG GATGATAGCCGTGGTGCACTCGGGTCTTTCCTCCAAGCCTTCATCACTCTGGGTTTCTTGTTGGTCTATGGTATTGGACCATTCATCTCTTATATGGCAGTAGCCTATGTAGGTGTAGCTGTAGTCGCACTCTTCTGTGTTCTGTTCTTCTTCATGCCGGAATCTCCTACTTACTACTTGCTAAAGA atgacAGAGACGCAGCAGCAGAATGTCTCGCGACAATCCGTGGCCGCTCCCTCGCTGGTGTTGAAGCTGAACTCAGCAAAATGGAGGTTGAAGTGAAGGCTTCCTTGGAGAAGACTGCCACG ATTGCTGATGTCTTCCGCGGCAGTAACTTCAAAGCTTTCTACATCTCGTGTGCGCTGGTATTCTTCCAGCAGTTTTGTGGTATCAACGCTGTTCTCTTCTACATGACTGACATCTTCGATGCATCAGGAACTTCTCTAGAGTCTTCTATCGCCACCATCATTATTGGTGCTGTACAG GTGGTAGCTTCATTCATCACACCGCTGGTCGTAGATAGGCTTGGTAGACGGATTCTTCTCCTCATCTCCTCATGTGGAACTGCTCTTGGAGCT GGTTTGCTCGGCATGTTTTTCCTTCTATCAGAGAACGACAGTCCAGTGGTGGACTCTATCAGCTTCCTGCCTATTTTGTCCCTTGTGGTCTTCATTGTTACCTATTGCTGGGGTTTGGGACCATTACCTTGGGCTGTGATGAGTGAACTGTTCCCCATTGAAGTGAAGGCTGCAGCGTCACCTATTGCCACTGCCTTCTGTTGGGTGATGTCTTTCTTAGTTACCAG GTACTTCCCAACCATATCGGCATCCCTCGGAATGTATGTTGGTTTCTGGATCTTCGGCGTGTGTAGTGTCATTGCCTTTTTCTTTACATTGTTCCTTGTGCCTGAGACGAAGGGCAAGAGCTTCCAGGAAATACAGGAGATGTTGGGAGCTgg AAAACAAAGACAAGAAAAGGCATAA